A genomic window from Candidatus Kouleothrix ribensis includes:
- a CDS encoding beta-galactosidase produces the protein MPDVSVTRDGIVLDGQPFILLAGQLHYFRYPQAEWRDLLLKARAGGVNTIDTVIAWNIHEPRPGVYEFTAEADIAHYLDLCAELGLYAIVRPGPYICAEWENGGFPAWLTALPGIELRVDNPVYMQHLLRWFDTLLPLLAARQITRGGPVILCQIENEHWASGRYGHDDHQRTLARAAIERGIDVPQYTCMGAMDDWAEFRNGWSGIAEKLGQTRAAWPDNPLIVSELWSGWFDNWGASRHNNRTAAKLDMTLHQLAAVGASGWSHWMWAGGTNFGYWGGRTVGGDTIHMTTSYDYDALVSEYGGLTDKFFVARRHHMFMATLGVPLSAVLADAAPDGPRVIAPAAVAGRGEAGTAPYRNLRAGVGAPANWAGFTATFLQNHGLEGQAYQLYLRQPRVHLTIEVEAASIKPIFSNLPLGAGELTLEYHTSRVLGFWPGAAGDTLVLYGSAGEVGQLQLRAVRDDLRLVGSIPSNVQPSALSAQLAVRYWITDQPTVLRALAGDRPLAIVLLTQARAERWWPVPGGFVCGPHLVLAAAAGAIQADMRGIAPFYYLSLAGELTRLAATGAPAQPPRPAFQLAWQALPAAEAGANDGWQPLKRPSALEQLGCDQGYGWYRAEFRVEHDQLATLCAPWLADRARVLIDGADQGWLGVHPHGLRLAMPIALTAGPHDLRLLADNLGRFNYGSNTGELKGLLDTLYLGGRQIDITAGWVALWQEAIFAGEALAGARAAFVRPDIADVNLANLPFQGPSIWLLREIEAQPGKRYLLQLTGDRNPGALYINGTAIARFSRHNGGGYIKAEITHLLRPGANGLALNIQGYAGAAWQATLLEFADADALAAEWSFRPGVTPGAASAAASGPAFHRARFAYDPQLHGAGPFRLYVPGMCKGQIWLNEHNLGRYWQVGPQEAYKLPVAWLRAENELTIFDEEGAWPDQVWIGVDELGAGTLVALALQQP, from the coding sequence ATGCCAGATGTATCTGTTACACGCGATGGCATTGTTCTGGATGGACAGCCATTCATCCTTCTCGCCGGCCAACTGCACTACTTCCGTTACCCGCAGGCCGAATGGCGCGACCTGCTGCTGAAAGCGCGCGCCGGCGGGGTGAATACGATCGACACCGTGATCGCCTGGAATATTCACGAGCCGCGCCCTGGCGTGTACGAGTTCACGGCCGAGGCCGACATTGCGCACTACCTCGACCTGTGCGCCGAGCTGGGGCTGTATGCGATCGTACGGCCTGGCCCGTATATTTGCGCCGAGTGGGAGAATGGCGGCTTCCCGGCCTGGCTCACCGCCCTGCCGGGCATCGAGCTGCGCGTCGACAACCCGGTGTATATGCAGCACCTGCTGCGCTGGTTCGACACGCTGCTGCCGCTGCTGGCTGCGCGCCAGATCACGCGCGGTGGCCCGGTCATCCTCTGCCAGATCGAGAATGAGCATTGGGCCTCGGGGCGCTATGGCCACGACGACCATCAGCGCACGCTCGCGCGCGCGGCGATCGAGCGCGGCATTGATGTGCCGCAGTACACGTGTATGGGCGCGATGGACGATTGGGCCGAGTTCCGCAACGGCTGGAGCGGCATCGCCGAAAAGCTTGGGCAGACCCGCGCGGCCTGGCCCGATAACCCGCTGATTGTCTCGGAGCTGTGGAGCGGCTGGTTCGATAACTGGGGCGCCAGCCGCCATAATAACCGCACGGCCGCCAAGCTCGACATGACTCTACACCAGCTTGCGGCGGTCGGCGCCAGCGGCTGGAGCCACTGGATGTGGGCCGGCGGCACCAACTTTGGCTATTGGGGTGGGCGTACTGTTGGTGGCGATACCATTCATATGACCACCTCGTACGATTACGATGCGCTGGTCAGCGAGTATGGCGGCCTGACTGATAAGTTCTTTGTGGCGCGCCGGCACCACATGTTCATGGCGACGCTCGGTGTCCCGCTCAGCGCGGTGCTGGCCGACGCCGCACCAGATGGCCCGCGCGTGATTGCGCCAGCGGCAGTGGCCGGGCGTGGCGAGGCCGGCACGGCACCGTATCGCAATCTGCGCGCCGGTGTGGGCGCGCCGGCCAATTGGGCCGGCTTTACCGCGACCTTTCTGCAAAATCATGGCCTCGAAGGCCAGGCCTATCAGCTCTACCTGCGTCAGCCACGCGTCCACCTGACGATTGAGGTCGAGGCGGCTTCGATCAAGCCGATCTTCAGCAACCTGCCGCTAGGCGCAGGCGAATTGACGCTCGAGTACCACACCTCGCGCGTCCTGGGCTTCTGGCCCGGCGCTGCCGGCGACACGCTGGTGCTGTATGGCAGCGCGGGCGAGGTTGGCCAGCTGCAGCTACGTGCGGTGCGTGATGATCTGCGTCTGGTTGGCAGCATCCCGAGCAATGTGCAACCTTCAGCGCTCAGCGCCCAGCTCGCCGTTCGCTATTGGATCACCGACCAGCCGACTGTGCTACGCGCGCTGGCCGGCGACCGGCCGCTGGCGATTGTGCTGCTGACGCAGGCACGCGCCGAGCGCTGGTGGCCGGTGCCTGGTGGCTTCGTATGCGGGCCGCACCTGGTGCTGGCCGCTGCCGCTGGTGCCATCCAGGCCGACATGCGCGGCATTGCGCCGTTCTACTACCTCAGCCTGGCCGGCGAGCTGACGCGCCTGGCCGCTACAGGCGCGCCCGCCCAGCCGCCCCGCCCGGCCTTCCAGTTGGCCTGGCAGGCCCTGCCGGCGGCCGAGGCCGGCGCTAACGACGGCTGGCAGCCGCTCAAGCGGCCCAGCGCGCTCGAGCAGCTCGGCTGCGATCAGGGCTATGGCTGGTACCGCGCCGAGTTTAGGGTCGAGCACGACCAGCTGGCGACCCTGTGCGCGCCGTGGCTGGCCGACCGCGCGCGCGTGCTGATCGATGGTGCCGATCAGGGCTGGCTGGGCGTGCATCCGCACGGCCTGCGCCTGGCCATGCCGATCGCGCTGACGGCCGGGCCGCACGATCTGCGCCTGCTGGCCGACAACCTTGGGCGCTTCAACTACGGCTCGAACACGGGCGAGCTCAAGGGCCTGCTCGACACGCTCTACCTCGGCGGCCGCCAGATCGACATCACCGCCGGCTGGGTCGCGCTGTGGCAAGAGGCGATCTTTGCCGGCGAGGCGCTGGCCGGCGCGCGCGCGGCCTTCGTGCGGCCCGACATCGCCGATGTGAACCTGGCGAACCTGCCGTTTCAGGGGCCGAGTATCTGGCTGCTGCGCGAGATCGAGGCTCAGCCCGGTAAGCGCTACCTGCTTCAGCTCACCGGCGACCGCAACCCCGGCGCGCTGTACATTAACGGCACCGCGATTGCGCGCTTCAGCCGGCACAACGGCGGCGGCTATATCAAGGCCGAGATCACGCACCTGCTGCGGCCGGGCGCGAACGGCCTGGCGCTAAACATTCAGGGCTACGCCGGCGCGGCCTGGCAGGCGACGCTGCTTGAGTTTGCCGATGCCGATGCGCTGGCAGCCGAGTGGAGCTTCCGGCCGGGCGTGACGCCAGGGGCGGCCAGTGCCGCCGCATCCGGCCCGGCCTTCCACCGCGCACGCTTCGCCTATGATCCGCAGCTGCACGGCGCCGGGCCGTTCAGGCTATACGTGCCGGGCATGTGCAAGGGCCAGATCTGGCTGAACGAGCACAACCTCGGGCGCTACTGGCAGGTTGGCCCGCAGGAAGCCTATAAGCTACCAGTAGCATGGCTGCGCGCTGAGAACGAGCTGACGATCTTCGACGAAGAAGGCGCCTGGCCCGATCAGGTCTGGATCGGTGTTGATGAGTTGGGCGCCGGCACACTGGTGGCGCTGGCGCTGCAGCAACCGTAG